A segment of the Marmota flaviventris isolate mMarFla1 chromosome 2, mMarFla1.hap1, whole genome shotgun sequence genome:
ctttttatctCGAAATATCTAGGACTTGTTTGACAGTGAACAGGGAAGATAGAACGTGAGTGTTCTCCGACATTACCAGCCAAGGCTCACTTCCTTGAGGACATCTTCTCAAGTTCCACAAGGTCAACTCAGGATTTCATCCGACCTCAAAGACTGGAAGGGGCTTGAAAGGACCTGGGTTTGAGTTCTGCCACTCACTAGGGCGGTAATTTAATTGTTTTACACTCTACACCCCATTTTCAAAGTGGTAAAGCCTCCCCCGCTCCAGGGGGTCACAAGCAACAATTTAACTACCTTCTTTACGCAGGGGCCCCTGACTCTTCCGCGCGGGCAGCCCCTCCGGTCCCTGCGGGGCTCCGCTCCCGGGACCGGGGGTCGTGGGAGGACGCGGGCACGCTGTGCGCACGCGCCGCCGCACCCAGGGGGGACCCTCCGGCACCCGCGCGGCGCCCGCTGGGCGTTCCCGCCGCTCGCTGCGGGGGAGCGGGCACGCGCACGCGCGCTCCGGAGGCCCCGCCCCGGCGGCAGGCGCGGTCCTACTTTCTCCGCGCGGCGGGTTATGGAGGCCCTGCGGAGGGCCCACGAGGCTACGCTGAGACTGCTGCTGTTCGGGCCCTGGGCCTCGGGCGCCGCCTCCCGCCCGAAGCCCCGCGCTTCGGAGGTGCTGACGCGGCACCTGCTGCAGCGGCGCCTGCCGCACTGGACCTCCTTCTGCGTGCCCTACAGCGCCGTCCGCAACGACCAGTTCGGCCTCTCGCACTTCAACTGGCCTGTGCAGGGCGCCAACTACCACGTCCTGCGCACCGGCTGCTTCCCCTTCATCAAGTACCACTGCTCCAAGGCCCCCTGGCAGGACCTAGCTCCGCAGAATCGCTTCTTCACAGCGCTCAAGGTCGTCAACCTCGGTGAGTGGTGACGGCCGCGCCTACCTAGCGAAGCACGTCCGCCCAAGGCGGTCGCACTGTCCTCAAATCACGCCACCGACGTCCGCGCTCGTAGGCCAGAGCCGCCCGACCCCGCACAGGCTCGCGGGCCCCGCGCCGTCCGGCCCCACCCCCAGGGCGGCCTTCTGGGACCCGCCTTCTGCACCTGTCCTTTGTATTCCCCCAGGAAGTGCTTAGGCGCCGAGCTGTTGGCTGCTGGACTGCCTGTCCCCAGAGTGGGCTTGCCCACTGGCCGGTACTGCGGGACCATCCAGCACCACCGAGGCAGGGAGTAGGCCAGCGC
Coding sequences within it:
- the C2H15orf61 gene encoding uncharacterized protein C15orf61 homolog encodes the protein MEALRRAHEATLRLLLFGPWASGAASRPKPRASEVLTRHLLQRRLPHWTSFCVPYSAVRNDQFGLSHFNWPVQGANYHVLRTGCFPFIKYHCSKAPWQDLAPQNRFFTALKVVNLGIPTLLYGLGSWLFARVTETVHTSYGPITIYFLNKEDEGAMY